From Neospora caninum Liverpool complete genome, chromosome VIII, a single genomic window includes:
- a CDS encoding putative translational activator has protein sequence MSAGGSEEAHSGDGPPADAPLGGDSVSLADALHSSSLAARGGSFPGELASSLDVLSAVLSTAAEAVSEADQGIRDPSSVNLVASAVIMNIPTTPDITKAASAQLRHILSVVRSAIVAEVRAVADSGNAALPLLTSFCQAAQHAFKRMRAAPAAVAEAGVARYLSVICEVIQNLTALEAKVLCEHQACTSVFCNALVLLSRSLAPAARAASAAGLEATDSLTLLERQLCQPVEAGSNAPLLRGTAVHLLERLCDMSPSLRELLLQQATKGLASPLPEGDCGPYVPVYILGRYMRKILTSGASRGKAEKGRHSPGSHQAPDDEKKLLAAKKSDALDMRQALLKLYIQAVVESRQPVGGVLCAAFRPLLSLVQEGDWSLVLPPLKRGLKRSPNAALAAAVCLVSSSSVECSSCFIPLLEEGLLDILKSSSVAVSETSRLQATLQLIGLLAQRCSDTAVLCEVIVKRLYAPLKKGSLTKAGERIAFLGALSECLISSHLRRRFPAEMQEEWFSDFASGQASFFLASLQNEVNEEVKVAVCRVLGLLLSVSLPLVSDPADASLKPFVSALAKLLALPGTGGASDKASKSTPPSPRLASASLEALSVAAASQRNRVAGLGVLREAGVPTAAILPLATTKAGLRPQCLQAWVLISLLEELRTNEEGSAGLVAGVGGERDDACLVPKSAAQLIIDGDSYLNNLVAVEKAQVPEELRSQLRFVTLLCARRPLVLSTVPYGFPRQESGEPVLLGGVTALSLGFLDLFDRSHFPFPPLSSGASGPETAASGAASCPLVSGFHFGLVRLLMTAMQRRFHGQCSLKGTSEEETATPASRAGPSSDSSAFAASLSFFLSRFQQAARPVPDLVDLLLLAFYFQLARFSSAPVASPTSAPAGAAKAQGVQTRKGASSAAPPGGSAGAKASSSSPAALSTSPPCPSALRATLGFLLTLRYPQTSTSASASLSGASRLAEGGSVPPSPQFNALLLLCLMHPLLQSGAQSPGHLLRAFFSRMQALCGVAEGAGSSRDKKAGAGEAKKPPALVAWDALLALLPLAAQASAAAEATGGFRAALFCLVQGVRGLLLAKAAVDKKRGAKASPDGQDRGSGSKPGKGTAEPLSANPFVAPAVLRGLEPAAKTACSQLAGLLGAAEMTTFSAQDVALYFARDDQLYREEGTYQAQEVEAKNVKKNKFQSALYGDLADELRPGSKPAPGAGGGPRGAGAARKDPRGQRPGQGAGSSASQTKTELEAEELALQQAQRRRMRASVDRTTYALQCLGLLGESMPAAIEPLFSVHEVARKSADAAGAPLVGPGQDSSAGRPERVAVTQLQVTFQELMRSPLVSLEALKALRRVVNGGLVPQNVVLKRSALPDALCRVARQLPLEASDVALLATIQPEAVLSPAAAALILPVVSAILQNAESSGLAASQQAMELLRQQLQLRAPLHAREVLACLSASLRAHPSLVNTAATALQDFCAYLLAGKETVDEPVEGEKASLLLTLLNVAVADEPAVRRAVVEALQAAPKDYLKKHVECVGYLLVLQQDVKEGDDEEGRRTHAKASKLLKTVWSQHDVVDQERLKDVGVLLRTPYKGFQLLAAKAFAALVADLGGASQLNVVMAILPQLFSWFSLEAYPEGAEKAAARREKRRLESLKAADKDDFGFPSRGGVGGQAAKPVIAYQKKDAEDPFFATGNAGRKGRGTSSPQSDSARDEKSPGERSGPGGELGESARANSPPPRRGALGAEEEQESLSMKLGVALALQCVAEKDLLAWEEAVQEVLRFLLTSALPTREAIEHESLQQALLSVGVSTIQHCGTDNEEDGGQAIQQDLFHVIERAAKKGGAPARTAEPAVAASVAKSEEKKARVDGADVQAVLNVACSVFFGAIAEKLDGSDPTVKKIIKELIACIVDSRSTSPDVQRTVSRALSPLIRLCASGAPQAGEVSENQAFCHALLSQMLDCALTGDDIVVRRGGARALGGIVKGLGILTLKTQHVMDTLKEALESKDGVRRQGALLCIEALSDALGRLFEPYTLNTLSLLLTSFSDTAFPVRLAAQQAARQIMAQLSGHGVKLVLPTLIEKLNDPQWRTKVGSIELLAAMTHCAPRQLASCLPQVVPLLSEVMSDTCFPKVRDSARDALFAIAEVISNPEIKHLAPQLIETLVDPTTENTKRMLEVLLTTSFRNSVDAPSLALVCPIAIRGLRERGSETKHKAANIVGSMVCLATEPKDFLPYLPQILVHLQTTLVDPIPHVRAAAARAFGTIAKGVGEEHLSDVLSWLFRTLKTSESSVERSGAAYGLSEVLVALGPDRLKAFLPDILANATNQQAPPDVREGYLGLFVYLPTAFRESFQDYVPEVLPVLLGGLADNAEPVREVSLRACDVCVQQYAQTHTALLLRPLEDGLFSPDWRIRQSSVTLIGTLLDRLLRGCAEGVAAEDVMQTEILSLERRAFILSSLYIIRSDEAAAVRQTAVQVWKSLVSNSPRTLKELLPILTKRLISNLAASSALPGGEEKQRVAARCIGSLAHKLGDAVLPQLLPCLQESLKSPDASTRRGVCIGLAEVVSSAPRSILSEHLRVLLQIVRMALADTDASVQNAASRAAGCLIDSLGNDASDRILPPMLSQLVEPAVYTPEQAEQTFTALRDAQLQGFELLLQQQTQAVLPRLLTLVGDNSRPLDASKLRLLGSCATVQPLERLQRNLKRIFHLLLEACSQTDLPEGADTTLLWTEASAASLRLIKRLDADGVSLLLSIVEEELRAAGPTIELTAHGRQQLLTRSAAVARANHGVNGHASSKKNDEEPEELSGARAGPVSAIPPSAFVNLKQLRAYPGFVKCVESDPLNGRRRRAVCEVVLLLLWSRGINAMLPFLEQILQLVLPLALTDPAEEVLVAGSACLAAINAQIKREDLIGFIPQIHGSVLRFLADPVTGKPVGSEVLTLPGLAISKKEPATFACSVAPLPPDFPAFSPSLLAGAPPSPCPSAFDTLAVVYQQGLMYGSATIREASSRALQQLVLHASSSAVEPMAVKLAGPLIRTVGDKFSGQVKAAILLAIKALLSKAGPSVKPLLPQLQTTLLKCVVDPHLAVRTLGCRIIGTVTSLHVSARVEGLLGDIVGLIQNAAATGAGALQVSLLQAATNVLRNLNGQCSPPTYEKVLDAAWEGVKSRQEEEARIAAGQAISVLLLKHASRETALEFLQDQVLESGNQFEADSRLAACLVLTPIFRSGADGWKLLKGSDVENDVFLLLGNLLEDQASVVQRAALEVFRVAAACSRHDLAVARHSFKLLPNVKTALAASGVTNTGALIAGLRGVRSLAKHSASLLADKNERYLLDTCDLASLYLFHQSPVVKLQAESVFRYALRVSGEDGHDESATMEALQQLQSWGFDPRRLQQVSEYAKRVLTRTVQSNNQLSDTDEEDDDSKDDLNDFEW, from the exons ATGAGTGCCGGCGGATCCGAAGAGGCTCACAGCGGAGATGGTCCTCCGGCGGACGCTCCACTTGGAGGggactctgtctctctcgctgatGCGCTGcactcctcgtctctcgcagcgcgaggaggcagTTTCCCGGGTGAACTGGCTAGCTCGTTAGATGTCCTTTCGGCTGTCCTTTCGACAGCTGCGGAAGCCGTTTCTGAGGCGGACCAAGGCATTCGCGATCCCTCCAGCGTCAACCTCGTCGCGAGCGCAGTAATCATGAACATCCCAACCACTCCAGATATCACCAAGGCAGCCTCTGCTCAGCTGCGCCATATCCTGTCTGTTGTGCGCTCTGCTATTGTGGCCGAAGTCCGTGCCGTCGCAGACTCCGGCAACGCGGCGTTGCCTCTGCTGACGTCATTCTGCCAGGCGGCGCAGCACGCTTTCAAACGCATGCGGGCAGCTCCGGCGGCCGTCGCGGAAGCCGGCGTCGCGCGGTACCTCAGTGTGATTTGCGAGGTCATCCAGAACCTGACTGCACTCGAAGCGAAGGTTCTCTGCGAGCACCAGGCATGCACTTCCGTTTTCTGTAACGCTCTTGTGTTGTTGAGTCGCTCCCTGGCACCAGCTGCAAGAGCAGCCTCGGCGGCTGGTCTCGAGGCGACTGACAGCCTCACGCTGCTGGAGCGACAACTCTGCCAACCTGTGGAGGCAGGCTCCAATGcccctctccttcgcggaACCGCCGTTCACCTTCTCGAGAGACTGTGCGACatgtcgccgtcgcttcgagaactgcttcttcagcaggCGACCAAAGGCCTCGCGTCCCCGCTGCCGGAAGGCGATTGCGGGCCGTACGTTCCTGTTTACATCCTCGGCCGGTATATGCGGAAGATCCTGACCAGCGGGGCGTCTCGAGGCAAAGCCGAGAAAGGCAGGCACTCCCCAGGGTCGCACCAGGCGCcagacgacgagaagaaactgcTGGCCGCCAAGAAGTCGGACGCACTCGACATGAGACAAGCTCTCCTCAAATTGTACATCCAG GCAGTGGTGGAGTCCCGGCAACCGGTTGGCGGGGttctctgcgccgcgtttcgtcctctcctttccctggTTCAAGAAGGCGACTGGTCTCTTGTCTTGCCCCCGCTCAAGCGCGGCCTGAAGCGCTCGCCCAACGCTGCGCTGGCGGCAGCCGTCTGCCTTGTTTCGTCCTCCTCGGTGGAATGCAGCAG TTGTTTCATTCCCCTGCTCGAAGAAGGTCTGTTGGACATTTTGAAGAGCAGCAGCGTGGCGGTGTCGGAGACCTCCCGGCTTCAGGCGACCCTCCAGCTGATCGGTTTGCTGGCGCAGCGGTGTAGCGACACCGCGGTGCTTTGCGAGGTCATCGTGAAGCGTCTGTACGCGCCACTCAAGAAAGGCAGTTTGACAAAGGCGGGCGAAAGGatcgccttcctcggg GCTCTCTCAGAGTGTCTGATATCGTCTCACCTTCGGCGTCGTTTTCCGGCCGAGATGCAGGAGGAGTGGTTTTCCGACTTCGCATCGGGGCaggcttctttctttctcgcgtcgcttcAAAACGAAGTGAACGAGGAAGTGAAGGTTGCCGTCTGCCGcgtcctcggcctcctcctctctgtgtctcttcccctcgtCTCCGACCCTGCTGACGCTTCTCTCAAACCCTttgtctccgccctcgcgaagctcctcgctctcccagGAACGGGCGGCGCTTCGGACAAGGCAAGCAAGTCCaccccgccgtctccgcgtctcgcctctgcgtctcttgaAGCTTTGTCGGTCGCCGCAGCCAGCCAACGCAACCGCGTGGCGGGCCTCGGAGTCCTCCGAGAAGCAGGTGTACCTACAGCTGCCATTCTTCCGCTCGCGACGACCAAGGCGGGATTGCGGCCTCAGTGCCTGCAGGCTTGGGTCCTCATTTCGCTCTTGGAAGAACTCCGAACAAATGAAGAAGGCTCAGCGGGCCTCGTGGCAGGCGttggaggcgagagggacgacgCATGCCTGGTACCGAAGAGCGCAGCGCAGTTGATCATCGACGGCGACTCGTACCTGAACAACTTAGTTGCCGTGGAGAAG GCGCAAGTCCCAGAGGAGTTGCGCTCTCAGCTCCGCTTCGTGACGCTGCTGTGCGCGCGTCGacctctcgtcctctcgacTGTGCCGTACGGTTTTCCGCGCCAAGAATCTGGAGAGCCCGTCCTCCTTGGAGGCGTCACGGCCCTGTCGCTCGGGTTCCTTGATCTTTTCGACCGTTCCcacttccctttccctccacTGTCGTCTGGTGCGTCTGGGCCCGAGACGGCGGCGTCCGGCGCGGCCAGCTGTCCCCTTGTCTCCGGCTTCCACTTCGGTCTCGTACGCCTCCTGATGACCGCGATGCAGCGCCGATTTCACGGCCAGTGTTCCTTGAAGGGGACTTCtgaggaggagacggcgactcCGGCCTCGCGTGCTGGCCCGTCGTCCGACTCTTCTGCGTTTGCCGcctccttgtctttcttcctctcgcgctttcAACAGGCTGCCCGACCCGTGCCTGATCTTGTCGACTTGctgctcctcgccttctACTTCCAACtggcgcgtttctcgtcggctcctgtcgcctcgccgacTTCGGCGCCGGCGGGGGCCGCCAAAGCCCAGGGAGTCCAGACGCGGAAAGGGGCGTcgtccgccgcgcctccgggCGGGTCTGCGGGGGCGAAAGCGTCGTCGAGTTCACCGGCTGCGCTCTCTACAAGTCCACCTTGTCCGTCGGCCCTTCGCGCCACGCTAGGCTTTCTGCTCACTCTTCGGTACCCTCAAACGTCGACGtcggcctcggcgtctctaTCGGGCGCCTCGCGATTGGCGGAAGGCGGCAGcgttccgccttcgccccagTTCAatgctcttcttctgttgtGTCTCATGCACCCGCTTCTCCAGTCCGGGGCGCAGTCGCCAGGCCACCTGCttcgcgcgttcttctcgcgtaTGCAGGCGCTCTGTGGAGTCGCGGAAGGCGCAGGGTCGAGCAGGGACAAGAAAGCTGGCGCGGGAGAGGCCAAGAAGCCGCCGGCGCTGGTGGCCTGGGACGCCCTCCTTGCGCTGCTGCCGCTCGCCGCTCAAGCGTCGGCCGCCGCCGAAGCTACGGGAGGCTTCCGggccgctctcttctgtctggTGCAAGGCGTCCGGGGTCTCCTTCTCGCAAAGGCCGCGGTGGacaagaagcgaggcgcgaaagcCTCACCAGACGGCCAAGACCGAGGGAGTGGCTCGAAGCCGGGAAAGGGAACGGCGGAGCCTCTGTCGGCGAACCCGTTCGTGGCACCGGCGGTGCTGAGGGGCCTCGAGCCCGCAGCgaagactgcatgcagccagctCGCTGGCCTGCTAGGCGCTGCGGAAATGACGACCTTTTCCGCGCAAGACGTTGCCCTGTACTTTGCGCGCGACGACCAACTTTaccgcgaagaagggacgtACCAGGCCCAAGAAGTCGAGGCGAAAAAcgtgaagaaaaacaagtTCCAGAGCGCGCTGTACGGCGACTTGGCTGACGAGCTGCGCCCGGGCTCCAAGCCGGCGCCGGGGGCTGGCGGCGGGCCCCGGGGCGCGGGCGCGGCCCGAAAAGACCCGCGGGGCCAGCGACCCGGCCAGGGCGCAGGCAGTTCGGCCAGCCAGACCAAGACGGAACTGGAGGCGGAAGAGTTGGCCCTTCAACaggcgcagcgccgccgcaTGCGTGCAAGTGTCGACCGCACCACCTACGCCTTGCAGTGCCTCGGCTTGTTGGGCGAAAGCATGCCGGCGGCCATcgagcctctcttctctgtccacgAGGTGGCCCGAAAATCCGCCGACGCGGCGGGCGCCCCTCTCGTTGGTCCAGGCCAGGACAGCTCCGCGGGGCGTCCGGAGCGGGTTGCGGTCACGCAGCTGCAAGTCACGTTCCAAGAGTTGATGCGCAGTCCCCTCGTGAGTCTGGAGGCTCTGAAAGCGCTCCGCCGCGTCGTCAACGGCGGCCTAGTGCCGCAAAACGTCGTGTTGAAACGAAGCGCGCTGCCCGACGCTCTGTGCCGCGTGGCGCGCCAGTTGCCCCTGGAGGCGTCGGACGTGGCGCTGCTGGCGACAATCCAACCCGAGGCGGTGCTGTCGccggccgcagccgcgctGATTCTTCCGGTCGTCTCTGCGATCCTCCAGAACGCCGAGAGCTCGGGCCTCGCGGCCTCGCAGCAAGCGATGGAACTGCTGCGGCAGCAACTGCAGCTTCGCGccccgctgcatgcacgcgaagtcctcgcctgtctctccgcctcgctgcgGGCGCACCCGTCCCTGGTGAACACGGCGGCGACTGCTCTACAGGACTTCTGCGCCTACCTCCtcgcgggaaaagagacagtcgACGAGCCcgtcgaaggcgagaaagcctCGCTGCTCCTCACGCTGCTGAACGTCGCCGTCGCGGACGAGCCGGCCGTGAGGCGCGCCGTCgtggaggcgctgcaggcTGCGCCCAAGGACTATCTGAAGAAACACGTGGAGTGCGTCGGCTACTTGCTCGTCTTGCAACAAGATgtgaaggaaggcgacgacgaagaaggccggcGAACCCACGCCAAGGCCAGCAAACTGCTCAAGACAGTCTGGAGTCAGCATGATGTTGTGGACCAGGAGAGACTGAAGGACGTCGGAGTCCTGCTCCGGACCCCGTATAAAGGCTTTCAACTGCTG GCAGCGAAGGCCTTTGCCGCGTTGGTGGCCGATTTGGGCGGGGCGAGCCAGCTGAATGTCGTCATGGCGATCCTTCCGCAGTTGTTTTCGTGGTTTTCGTTGGAGGCGTATCCGGAGGGTGCGGAGaaggctgcggcgcgccgcgagaagcggcgcctGGAGAGCCTGAAGGCCGCGGATAAGGACGATTTCGGCTTTCCCTCGAGGGGCGGCGTGGGAGGCCAAGCGGCGAAGCCCGTCATTGCGTaccagaagaaagacgcggaagacccGTTTTTCGCCACGGGAAACGCAGGCCGCAAGGGACGGGGCACGTCGTCCCCGCAGAGCGATTCGGCGCGCGACGAGAAGAGCCCTGGCGAGCGCAGCGGGCCAGGGGGAGAGTTGGGCGAATCTGCGCGAGCAAACTCGCCTCCGCCACGTCGAGGCGCGCtgggcgcagaagaggagcagGAGTCGCTGAGCATGAAGTTGGGAGTGGCGCTCGCGCTGCAGTGTGTCGCCGAGAAGGATTTGTTGGCCTGGGAAGAAGCCGTGCAAGAGgtgcttcgcttcctgctcACTTCTGCCTTGCCGACTCGGGAAGCGATCGAGCACGAGAGCCTCCAGCAAGCTCTGTTGTCTGTCGGCGTCTCCACGATTCAGCACTGCGGAACGGACAACGAAGAGGATGGCGGCCAGGCGATCCAGCAAGACTTGTTCCACGTGATTGAGCGCGCCGCCAAGAAGGGCGGCGCACCCGCGCGCACCGCCGAGCCGGCCGTCGCGGCCTCCGtggcgaagagcgaagagaagaaggctcGCGTGGACGGCGCCGACGTCCAGGCGGTGCTCAACGTCGCGtgctccgtcttcttcggcgcgatcgccgagaagctggacgGCTCGGACCCGACCGTGAAGAAGATCATCAAGGAGTTGATCGCATGCATCGTCGACTCGCGCTCGACGTCCCCAGATGTCCAGCGCACCGTCTCGcgggcgctgtctccgctcattcgcctctgcgcctccggcgCTCCGCAGGCCGGCGAAGTGTCGGAAAACCAGGCCTTCTGCCACGCGCTGCTCTCGCAGATGCTCGACTGTGCCCTGACCGGGGACGACATCGTGGtccggcgcggcggcgcgcgcgcgctggGTGGCATCGTGAAGGGGCTCGGGATTTTGACGCTCAAGACGCAGCACGTGATGGACACTCTCAAGGAAGCGCTGGAGAGCAAAGACGGCGTGCGGCGCCAGGGAGCGTTGCTCTGCATCGAGGCCCTCTCGGACGCCCTCGGGCGGCTCTTTGAGCCGTACACGCTGAACACACTTTCGCTGCTGCTCACAAGCTTCTCCGACACCGCCTTCCCGGTCCGGCTTGCGGCCCAGCAAGCTGCGAGGCAAATCATGGCGCAGCTGAGTGGCCACGGCGTGAAGCTGGTGTTGCCGACGCTGATCGAGAAACTGAACGATCCGCAGTGGAGGACCAAAGTCGGCAGCATCGAACTCCTCGCCGCGATGACCCACTGCGCGCCGCGCCAGCTTGCGTCCTGTCTCCCGCAAGTCGTCCCTCTCCTCAGCGAGGTCATGTCCGACACCTGCTTCCCCAAGGTCCGAGACAGTGCTCGCGACGCGCTCTTTGCCATCGCCGAGGTCATCTCGAACCCGGAAATCAAGCATCTGGCCCCCCAG CTGATTGAGACGCTCGTGGACCCGACGACGGAGAACACGAAGCGGATGCTGGAGGTGCTCCTGACGACGTCGTTCCGGAACTCCGTGGACGCGCcgtccctcgctctcgtttgTCCGATTGCGATTCGCGGTCTGCGCGAGCGCGGGTCGGAGACGAAGCACAAAGCGGCGAACATCGTCGGCTCGATGGTGTGTCTGGCGACGGAACCGAAGGACTTTCTTCCGTACCTTCCGCAGATTCTGGTCCACCTGCAGACTACGCTCGTGGACCCGATTCCACACGTtcgcgccgcagcggcgcgggCCTTTGGCACGATCGCCAAGGGCGTCGGCGAGGAGCATCTCAGCGACGTTCTCTCGTGGCTGTTCCGGACGCTCAAGACCTCCGAGAGCTCCGTGGAGCGCAGTGGCGCTGCCTACGGCTTGTCCGAAGTCCTCGTCGCGCTCGGCCCGGACCGCCTCAAGGCGTTTCTCCCCGACATCCTCGCGAACGCGACGAAccagcaggcgccgccggACGTCCGCGAGGGGTACCTGGGCCTGTTTGTCTACTTGCCTACGGCGTTCAGGGAGAGCTTCCAGGACTACGTCCCCGAGGTCTTGCCGGTTCttctcggcggcctcgcggACAACGCCGAGCCGGTGCGCGAAGTCTCGCTGCGCGCATGCGACGTCTGCGTCCAGCAGTACGCACAGACGCACACGGCGCTGCTGCTCCGCCCGCTCGAAGACGGCCTTTTCAGCCCCGACTGGCGCATTCGCCAAAGCTCCGTGACGCTCATCGGAACGCTGCTGGACCGCCTCCTGCGCGGTTGCGCAGAAGGGGTTGCGGCCGAGGACGTGATGCAGACGGAAATCTTGAGTTTGGAACGCCGCGCCTTCATCCTCAGCTCGCTGTACATCATCCGGTCCGACGAAGCCGCCGCTGTGCGCCAGACGGCTGTGCAGGTGTGGAAGAGCCTCGTCTCCAACAGCCCGCGAACGCTGAAGGAACTCCTCCCAATCCTCACCAAGCGCCTGATCAGCAACCTCGCTGCGTCCTCCGCTCTCCccggcggagaagagaagcagagagtcGCTGCGCGATGCATTGGCAGTCTCGCGCACAAACTCGGCGACGCGGTcctgccgcagctgctgccgtGTCTCCAAGAG TCCCTCAAGAGCCCAGATGCGTCGACTCGCCGGGGTGTATGCATCGGCCTCGCCGAGGtggtttcttctgctccgcgGTCCATCCTCTCCGAGCACCTGCGCGTTTTGCTTCAAATCGTCCGCATGGCTCTTGCCGACACCGACGCGTCTGTGCAGAATGCGGCGAGCCGCGCAGCGGGTTGCCTCATTGACAGTTTAGGAAACGATGCGTCCGATCGCATTCTGCCTCCGATGCTGTCGCAACTCGTCGAGCCGGCTGTCTATACACCAGAGCAAGCTGAGCAGACCTTCACGGCTCTGCGCGATGCACAGCTGCAGGGATTCGAAttgcttcttcagcagcaAACGCAGGCAGTTCTGCCTCGGCTTCTTACTTTGGTTGGCGACAACAGTCGACCGCTAGACGCTTCCAagttgcgtcttctcgggtCCTGCGCGACTGTGCAACCTCTCGAGAGACTCCAGCGAAATCTCAAGAGAATCTTCCATTTGCTGCTCGAGGCGTGCAGCCAAACAG ATTTGCcggaaggcgccgacacGACGTTGCTGTGGACAGAAGCGTCGGCGGCTTCGCTCCGTCTGATCAAGCGTCTCGATGCagacggcgtctctctcttgctttccaTTGTGGAAGAAGAACTGCGAGCTGCCGGGCCGACGATTGAACTGACGGCGCACGGcaggcagcagctgctgacGCGCAGCGCAGCCGTCGCGCGCGCCAACCACGGTGTGAACGGCCACGCTTCTTCGAAAAAGAACGACGAAGAGCCTGAGGAACTcagcggcgcgcgagcgGGCCCTGTCTCGGCCATCCCGCCGTCCGCGTTTGTGAATCTGAAGCAGTTGCGAGCCTATCCCGGGTTCGTGAAGTGCGTCGAATCCGATCCACTCAAcggcaggcgccgccgcgccgtgTGCGAagtcgttcttcttcttctgtggtCGCGAGGCATCAATGCGATGCTGCCTTTCCTCGAACAGATTCTGCAACTCGTTCTCCCACTGGCTCTGACGGATCCGGCGGAAGAAGTCCTCGTCGCAGGCAGCGCTTGTCTAGCAGCCATCAACGCGCAGATCAAGCGAGAAGATCTGATCGGATTCATTCCACAG ATCCATGGATCAGTGTTGCGCTTCTTGGCGGACCCAGTTACAGGCAAGCCTGTTGGAAGCGAGGTGCTGACTCTCCCAGGCCTTGCGATTTCCAAGAAGGAGCCGGCGACCTTTGCCTGCTCTGTCGCACCACTGCCACCGGATTTCCCTGCGTTCAGTCCCTCTCTGTTGGCCggagcgccgccttccccctGTCCTTCTGCGTTTGATACCCTCGCTGTCGTCTACCAGCAGGGGCTCATGTATGGCAGCGCAACAATCCGCGAAGCCTCGTCTCGCGCACTGCAGCAACTCGTGCTGCATGCCAGCTCGTCGGCAGTCGAGCCGATGGCTGTCAAGCTGGCGGGGCCTCTTATTCGCACAGTTGGAGACAAATTCAGTGGACAAGTCAAAGCGGCAATTCTTCTCGCCATCAA AGCGCTCCTCTCGAAGGCTGGCCCAAGTGTCaagcctcttctccctcagcTTCAGACGACGCTCCTGAAGTGCGTGGTGGACCCTCACCTCGCTGTGCGAACTCTCGGCTGCCGTATCATCGGCACAGTTACATCTCTGCACGTCAGTGCAAGAGTTGAAGGCCTTCTTGGCGACATCGTCGGCCTGATTCAAAACGCTGCGGCGACTGGAGCAGGCGCTCTGCAAGTTTCTCTGCTGCAG GCTGCAACAAATGTGCTTCGCAATCTGAATGGACAGTGTTCACCGCCGACGTATGAGAAAGTGCTCGATGCGGCGTGGGAAGGCGTGAAGAGccgacaagaagaagaagcgagaatTGCCGCCGGACAGGCCATTTCGGTTCTTCTTCTCAAACATGCGAGCCGGGAAACCGCCCTCGAGTTCTTGCAGGATCAGGTTCTTGAAAGTGGCAACCAATTCGAGGCGGATAGCCGTCTG GCCGCGTGTCTCGTTTTAACTCCTATTTTCCGGAGTGGGGCAGACGGATGGAAGCTCCTGAAGGGTTCAGACGTCGAAAACgacgtcttccttcttttggGCAACCTTCTGGAAGACCAAGCCAGTGTCGTCCAACGTGCGGCTCTCGAGGTCTTCCGAGTTGCAGCAGCCTGCAGCAG ACATGACTTGGCGGTGGCGAGGCACAGCTTTAAGCTTCTCCCCAACGTGAAGACTGCGCTGGCAGCTTCAGGAGTCACCAACACGGGGGCTCTGATTGCTGGCCTTCGAGGCGTGCGCAGCCTTGCCAAGCACTCGGCCTCGTTGCTGGCTGATAAAAACGAGCGATATCTTTTGGATACATGCGACCTGGCGTCTTTGTATCTCTTCCACCAGTCGCCAGTTGTCAAGCTTCAG GCCGAGTCCGTCTTCCGCTATGCTCTTCGCGTATCGGGAGAAGATGGGCACGACGAATCTGCCACTATGGAAGCactccagcagctgcagtcTTGGGGATTTGATCCTCGTCGACTACAGCAAGTGTCGGAGTACGCTAAGCGTGTATTAACGCGTACAGTACAGTCAAACAATCAGCTATCTGATactgacgaagaagacgacgacagCAAGGACGACCTGAATGATTTCGAATGGTAG
- a CDS encoding GJ10617, related has product MSAGGCPSTSKAGESATAAGPARRTQTPRPREFCLRLLVPPLPPPSSAGEPASGEVGAEEKTPYVFHIEHLFQDIIPEESKYTLSQTKIEVSLKKKSSGFHWPSLEAPPEGQALPAQLIRVSAGGNAGDAKKQEGGDAPAQVPTQPAYPSSKNKVDWNKIEKEIDDELKDDEKEGEAALQKLFQQIYANADEDTRRAMIKSYQTSGGTVLSTNWDEVRGKNYEQSVTAPEGQEVRRWTQS; this is encoded by the exons ATGTCGGCGGGTGGATGCCCATCCACTtcgaaggcaggcgagagcgcCACCGCGGCGGGACCGGCGCGCCGGACCCAAACGCCTCG GCCGCGAGAgttctgtcttcgtctcctcgtccctcCCCTGCCTCCGCCCTCTTCTGCGGGGGAGCCCGCTTCGGGAGAAGTgggagcggaagaaaagacgcccTACGTCTTTCATATTGAACACCTCTTCCAGGACATCATCCCCGAGGAGTCAAAGTACACTCTCAGTCAG ACGAAAATCGAAGTTTCgttgaagaagaaaagctcGGGCTTCCACTGGCCTTcgctggaggcgccgccAGAAGGCCAGGCTCTGCCGGCTCAGCTTATCCGCGTGAGCGCAGGGGGGAACGCGGGAGAtgcgaagaagcaagaaggcggagacgcgccagcACAAGTTCCCACGCAACCTGCGTATCCTTCTTCCAAGAACAAAGTTGACTGGAACAAAATCGAGAAA GAGATCGACGACGAGCTgaaagacgacgaaaaggaaggcgaggcggcgcttCAGAAGCTGTTTCAACAGATTTACGCCAATGCCGATGAAGACACCCGGCGCGCCATGATCAAATCTTAT CAAACTTCTGGCGGTACTGTTCTCTCCACCAACTGGGACGAAGTTAGAGGAAAAAACTACGAGCAG AGCGTCACGGCACCCGAGGGCCAGGAAGTTCGCCGGTGGACTCAGTCGTGA